Proteins co-encoded in one Paenibacillus sp. genomic window:
- a CDS encoding helix-turn-helix domain-containing protein: MHFLVTGQIERELLSQHEEQIHQHARNVDEQLSYLEISLSHWAFEPNFDERMRSVDYSYDFQATRDVNQYLLAKASSHPLIYSVELYINGTQPLLFNPSHTLLEIDEREQIEYFHTLIHNRGALFWESRSLDGHNPLKLIHTIPGDSSNPFGFLAITLDENKTKGILKTLTTQGGGTSLLVDRDRGIMASASDTEDAKELDQALWEKVSAEARDRGSFRYSWNNNNYSVSFGTFDRVNGEWMFISAAPMTAITSPVVFISKTILYVSLTGLLLAIGLSLLVSKRIYSPVGRLVGLLRGESDSQEGDEFQFLEDQWRTLRAESSTLRSKLREQLPLMKEGFLLQLLHGYLGAFSERELVDRMSLLGWNVEKQSFVVAHIQLTGFADSGGRFSSKDEELVTFAAANVIEELAQSRFTQAEVVNFHDLSIGLLLLVPEGAEYRHDLRRLCDDITEAVNRLLRVRLTLTIGRCASSLRNVPHLFQEVKEASIYRDFDDRNQVIDINELELTEADNEMSYSFALERELIQYLRMGQREGAERTLEEFLKELTSGGRRETVVQQALLQLLGRMMHTMLHSGVNPHTLFKGANMFDRLSQFREADEMLQWMKSEVIAPFVEEMSDRSNDHLKQVVDKVIAYVNDNYMRQDLSLESCAEVAGTNHYTLSRAFKMYAGKNFIDYLTEVRIEKAKDLIRDTGLKMYDIAERVGYQNSYFNRIFKKLEGVTPRQYRELCRKS, from the coding sequence ATGCATTTCCTCGTGACCGGACAGATCGAGCGGGAGCTGCTGAGCCAACATGAGGAACAAATTCATCAGCATGCTCGCAACGTGGACGAACAACTCTCTTATTTGGAAATTTCTTTATCCCATTGGGCGTTCGAACCGAATTTCGATGAACGGATGCGGTCCGTCGACTATTCCTACGACTTTCAAGCCACGCGCGACGTGAATCAATATTTGCTTGCCAAGGCGAGCTCCCACCCCTTGATTTACAGCGTCGAACTTTACATTAATGGCACCCAACCGCTGCTCTTTAATCCTAGCCATACGCTATTGGAGATCGACGAACGGGAACAAATTGAGTATTTCCATACGTTAATACATAACCGGGGGGCTCTGTTTTGGGAAAGCAGGAGCCTCGACGGACATAACCCATTGAAGCTCATCCATACCATTCCTGGGGACAGTTCGAATCCGTTCGGCTTCTTGGCCATCACATTAGACGAAAACAAAACAAAGGGGATTTTGAAAACGTTAACAACGCAAGGCGGCGGCACCTCGCTTCTCGTCGACCGGGATCGGGGGATTATGGCTTCCGCGAGCGACACCGAGGATGCCAAGGAACTGGATCAGGCGCTGTGGGAAAAGGTATCCGCCGAAGCTCGGGATCGAGGTTCGTTCAGATATTCATGGAACAATAACAATTATTCCGTCTCCTTCGGAACCTTCGACCGGGTCAACGGCGAGTGGATGTTTATCAGCGCCGCTCCTATGACGGCGATTACGTCGCCCGTTGTATTTATTTCAAAGACCATTCTGTATGTAAGCTTGACCGGGCTGTTGCTCGCGATCGGCTTGTCGCTCCTTGTCTCCAAACGAATCTATTCGCCGGTCGGTCGATTGGTCGGTCTGCTGCGCGGCGAGTCGGATAGTCAAGAAGGTGATGAATTCCAATTTCTGGAGGATCAGTGGCGTACTTTGCGGGCGGAGAGCTCGACACTGCGATCTAAGCTTCGAGAGCAGCTTCCCTTGATGAAAGAAGGGTTCCTGCTTCAATTGCTTCATGGTTATCTAGGCGCCTTCTCGGAGCGGGAATTGGTCGATCGCATGAGCTTGCTCGGCTGGAATGTGGAGAAGCAAAGTTTTGTAGTCGCCCATATTCAGTTAACCGGGTTTGCCGATTCCGGAGGAAGATTTTCCTCGAAGGACGAGGAGCTTGTCACGTTCGCGGCGGCGAATGTCATCGAAGAGTTAGCTCAGTCCCGCTTTACGCAAGCCGAAGTCGTCAACTTCCACGATCTATCGATTGGTCTGCTGTTGCTAGTGCCCGAAGGCGCGGAATATCGGCATGACCTTCGACGGCTTTGCGACGACATTACCGAAGCGGTCAACAGGCTGCTGCGCGTGAGGCTCACATTGACGATCGGCCGCTGTGCTTCGTCACTCCGCAATGTCCCGCATCTGTTTCAGGAGGTGAAGGAAGCGTCCATCTACAGGGATTTCGATGACCGAAACCAAGTCATCGACATCAACGAGCTCGAACTGACGGAAGCCGATAACGAGATGAGTTACTCCTTCGCGCTCGAGCGCGAGTTGATTCAATATTTGCGCATGGGCCAACGAGAAGGAGCGGAGCGGACGCTTGAGGAGTTTCTTAAAGAATTGACCTCCGGGGGCAGGAGGGAGACGGTCGTCCAGCAAGCGCTGCTGCAGCTATTGGGAAGAATGATGCATACGATGCTGCACAGCGGCGTCAACCCGCATACCTTGTTCAAGGGCGCGAATATGTTCGATCGGTTGTCGCAGTTCCGCGAAGCGGACGAAATGCTGCAGTGGATGAAATCGGAGGTTATCGCTCCCTTCGTCGAGGAGATGTCCGATCGTTCGAACGATCATCTGAAGCAAGTCGTCGACAAGGTCATCGCGTACGTGAACGATAACTACATGCGCCAGGATCTTTCGTTAGAGAGCTGCGCCGAGGTGGCGGGAACGAACCATTATACGTTAAGCAGAGCTTTCAAGATGTACGCGGGGAAAAATTTCATCGACTACTTGACGGAAGTAAGAATCGAGAAAGCGAAGGATTTAATTCGAGATACAGGACTGAAGATGTACGATATCGCCGAGCGAGTCGGCTACCAGAACAGTTATTTCAATCGAATCTTCAAGAAGCTCGAAGGCGTCACTCCGAGACAGTATCGCGAGTTATGCCGCAAATCGTAA
- a CDS encoding extracellular solute-binding protein, which yields MQRKSVLSIMSGWLVLVAFLLCSACGNRTSAIALQHAPFKISVMLPTYANHPLPDDTSPVLEKLEEYTNSDVELVWVPYSTYKDKTKITLSSLKLPTVIVIPDKSPEFISAARRGVFWELGPYLAEFPNLSQANEAVLSNTSIDGKVYAIYRARDLGRYGVTIRKDWLQHVGLEQPRTLDEFYEVLRAFTFDDPDRDGREDTYGLVATYYPSTFDVIQTWFGAPNRWGVDETGNLVPAHLTKEYKDGLRFLKKLYDEGLMNPGFAVMDPKFWLEPLIHGEAGVLVDVADQAQRAAHEIRKAYGLEDVIDVFSGVEGPQGMKLPSTSGYDGMLAVSKSAVKNEQELRHVLSFLDKLNDEQMQILLYNGMEGRHYRKSPESMKTDFSYEIDSLKQMLMFIPGPRHLISADSPIRRKVKEVIKANESLLLNNPAEEFISDTYMKKGLLLDTIVSDARTQYIIGQIDEKGWEEAVRRWRQEGGDEYIREMNEQWQRARSPSTGTE from the coding sequence ATGCAGCGAAAGTCGGTTCTTTCTATCATGTCAGGTTGGCTTGTTCTCGTCGCGTTCCTGCTTTGTTCGGCTTGCGGCAATCGAACCTCCGCGATCGCGCTGCAGCATGCCCCGTTCAAAATCAGCGTCATGCTGCCCACGTATGCGAATCATCCGCTCCCCGATGATACGAGTCCGGTGCTGGAGAAGCTGGAGGAATATACGAATTCGGATGTTGAGCTGGTATGGGTCCCTTACTCGACCTACAAGGATAAAACGAAGATCACGTTATCGTCGCTAAAGCTTCCGACCGTGATCGTAATCCCCGACAAAAGCCCCGAATTTATCAGCGCGGCGCGGCGCGGCGTGTTTTGGGAGCTGGGGCCTTATTTAGCGGAGTTTCCGAACTTGAGTCAGGCGAACGAAGCGGTGCTCTCGAACACCTCGATCGACGGGAAAGTGTACGCGATCTATCGGGCAAGGGATTTGGGGCGGTACGGCGTCACGATCCGCAAGGATTGGCTGCAGCATGTAGGGCTCGAACAGCCGCGCACGCTAGATGAGTTTTATGAGGTGCTGAGGGCCTTTACTTTTGACGACCCGGACCGCGACGGACGCGAAGACACCTACGGGTTAGTCGCTACGTATTACCCTTCTACTTTCGATGTAATTCAGACTTGGTTCGGCGCTCCGAACCGTTGGGGCGTGGACGAGACGGGGAACTTGGTGCCGGCTCATCTAACGAAGGAATACAAGGATGGGCTTCGTTTCCTTAAGAAGCTTTATGACGAAGGGCTGATGAATCCCGGTTTTGCCGTGATGGATCCGAAATTTTGGCTGGAGCCGCTTATTCATGGCGAGGCCGGCGTACTGGTGGACGTCGCCGATCAAGCGCAGCGCGCAGCGCATGAAATTCGGAAAGCCTACGGGTTGGAAGATGTGATCGACGTGTTTTCCGGGGTGGAAGGTCCCCAAGGGATGAAGCTCCCGTCGACGTCCGGCTACGACGGGATGTTGGCCGTCTCCAAGTCGGCGGTGAAAAATGAGCAAGAGCTGCGGCACGTCTTGAGTTTTCTGGATAAGCTGAACGACGAGCAGATGCAAATTTTGCTTTACAACGGAATGGAAGGCAGACATTATCGGAAATCGCCTGAATCCATGAAGACGGACTTTAGCTATGAGATAGATAGTTTGAAGCAAATGCTGATGTTTATCCCCGGGCCTCGCCACCTGATCTCGGCCGATTCGCCGATCCGGAGGAAAGTGAAGGAGGTTATCAAGGCGAATGAATCGCTCCTGCTGAACAACCCGGCGGAGGAATTCATTTCGGACACGTATATGAAGAAGGGACTGTTGCTGGATACGATCGTCAGCGACGCCCGGACCCAGTACATTATCGGCCAGATCGACGAAAAAGGTTGGGAAGAGGCAGTGCGGCGGTGGCGGCAAGAAGGAGGGGACGAGTACATCCGGGAGATGAACGAGCAATGGCAGCGAGCCCGGTCGCCTTCGACCGGAACAGAGTAA
- a CDS encoding ABC transporter substrate-binding protein, translating into MKKVWLAGFIFVCMLVAACSSGTSVDVGGGEAEPPAQEPAATGGQKEAETETPAAGDDGPAELVFYSTSKDSEEAFNERYGDAIREQFPNYTIKYIQRVPESTDLEQLIASGQRIDILWDSLGSFPGSMINHDLKFDMSELLEKHGVDLSRFEPTLIDAAKQLGGGAIYGLPVENSTKVIFYNKDIFDKFGVDYPTDGMTWEQLHELANRLNVESDGAVYTGFSPPVNSMVLQNSYSMPLIDPETQRSTYGDEMWKKIIETELLSTANNPTVKKAMQQYRKGNFQNLDQFYKDKVLAMWPEGQLLPILFDEELSQMNWDMVAMPTYSDKPGIGYQSYPIFFGITNQAENKDAAMKVLKFLVSDEFQLAHSKKGNMTSLANEEIMKAMGSESAFKDKNYGAFFYNKFAPVRPLSEVDTKVNALSPMTNMLRGVINGEYDINTGLRMAEEEVNKAIDEALKK; encoded by the coding sequence ATGAAGAAGGTATGGCTGGCAGGATTCATTTTTGTATGTATGCTTGTCGCGGCCTGCAGTTCCGGAACATCCGTCGACGTCGGCGGCGGAGAAGCCGAGCCGCCCGCGCAGGAGCCGGCTGCGACAGGCGGACAGAAGGAAGCGGAAACGGAAACGCCCGCCGCGGGGGACGACGGTCCGGCCGAGCTTGTTTTCTACTCGACGAGCAAAGACAGCGAGGAGGCGTTCAACGAACGATACGGCGACGCGATTCGCGAGCAATTCCCGAATTACACCATTAAGTACATTCAGCGCGTGCCGGAGTCGACCGATCTGGAACAGCTGATCGCTTCGGGCCAGCGGATCGATATCCTATGGGATTCTTTGGGTTCTTTCCCGGGGTCGATGATCAATCACGATTTGAAGTTCGATATGAGCGAGCTGCTCGAGAAGCACGGCGTAGACTTGTCGCGCTTCGAGCCGACCTTGATCGACGCCGCGAAACAGCTTGGAGGCGGCGCGATTTATGGGTTACCGGTGGAAAACAGCACGAAGGTCATTTTTTACAATAAAGATATTTTCGACAAGTTCGGCGTTGACTACCCGACGGACGGGATGACCTGGGAGCAGCTTCACGAACTGGCCAACCGATTGAACGTCGAAAGCGACGGTGCGGTATATACCGGATTTTCCCCGCCGGTAAACTCCATGGTGCTGCAAAACAGCTACTCCATGCCGTTGATCGATCCGGAGACGCAGCGGTCGACCTACGGCGACGAGATGTGGAAAAAGATTATCGAAACCGAGCTGCTTTCTACTGCGAACAATCCTACGGTAAAGAAGGCAATGCAGCAGTACCGGAAAGGGAACTTCCAGAACCTGGACCAATTCTATAAGGATAAGGTGCTTGCGATGTGGCCCGAAGGGCAGTTGCTGCCGATCCTGTTCGATGAAGAACTGTCGCAGATGAACTGGGATATGGTCGCCATGCCGACGTATTCGGATAAGCCGGGCATCGGGTATCAATCGTACCCGATCTTCTTCGGCATTACCAACCAAGCCGAGAACAAGGACGCAGCGATGAAGGTGCTCAAATTCCTCGTCTCCGACGAGTTCCAGCTCGCGCATTCGAAAAAAGGAAATATGACCTCGCTCGCTAACGAAGAAATCATGAAGGCGATGGGGTCGGAGAGCGCGTTCAAGGACAAAAATTACGGAGCATTTTTCTATAACAAGTTTGCTCCGGTCCGACCGCTGTCCGAAGTCGATACGAAGGTGAACGCCTTGTCGCCGATGACAAACATGCTGCGAGGCGTTATTAACGGGGAATACGACATTAATACGGGGCTGCGCATGGCGGAAGAAGAAGTCAATAAAGCGATCGACGAAGCGTTGAAGAAATAA
- a CDS encoding sn-glycerol-3-phosphate ABC transporter ATP-binding protein UgpC: protein MARILFDHVYKRYGRDKAAVVKDFQLEVKDKEFVVFVGPSGCGKSTTLRMIAGLESISEGRVWIDDVVVNDIPPKDRDIAMVFQNYALYPNMTVYENIAFGLRLRKLPKHEIDLSVKRAARVLEIESYLERKPKQLSGGQRQRVALGRAIVRNPQVFLMDEPLSNLDAKLRVQMRTEIIKLHKQLGVTTIYVTHDQTEAMTMGSRIVVMKDGVIQQVDTPEAIYNRPQNMFVASFIGSPPINFIEGKVLENAGQLEFHTRRFALAIPDGQAITLREHRMVERNVILGIRPENISMDPIVFAAFPDAVFHGIHKFNELMGADRYLYVDAGLQQDIVVRTNPRNEANDEERIQLVMDMNRAMFFDPKTGERLQ from the coding sequence ATGGCAAGGATTTTGTTCGACCACGTGTACAAGCGGTACGGGAGAGACAAGGCGGCTGTCGTCAAGGATTTCCAGCTTGAAGTGAAGGATAAGGAATTCGTCGTCTTCGTCGGACCGTCGGGCTGCGGGAAGTCGACGACGCTGCGAATGATCGCGGGATTAGAATCAATATCCGAGGGCCGGGTTTGGATCGACGATGTGGTCGTGAACGATATTCCGCCGAAGGATCGGGATATCGCCATGGTGTTTCAAAATTATGCGCTGTATCCCAACATGACGGTGTACGAAAATATCGCTTTCGGCCTTCGGCTGCGCAAGCTGCCGAAGCATGAAATCGATCTGAGCGTGAAAAGGGCGGCCAGAGTGCTCGAAATCGAGTCGTACCTGGAGCGTAAGCCGAAGCAGCTGTCCGGCGGGCAGCGTCAGCGCGTGGCGCTCGGGCGGGCGATCGTCCGTAATCCGCAGGTGTTTCTCATGGATGAGCCCCTCTCCAACTTGGATGCCAAGCTTCGCGTTCAGATGCGGACGGAGATCATCAAGCTGCATAAGCAGCTCGGCGTGACGACGATTTATGTGACGCATGACCAGACGGAGGCCATGACGATGGGCAGCCGAATCGTCGTCATGAAGGACGGTGTCATTCAACAGGTCGATACGCCGGAGGCGATCTATAACCGGCCGCAAAACATGTTCGTGGCCAGCTTTATCGGATCGCCGCCGATTAATTTTATCGAAGGCAAGGTGCTGGAGAACGCCGGGCAGTTGGAATTCCACACCCGCAGGTTCGCCTTGGCGATCCCGGACGGCCAAGCGATTACGCTGCGGGAGCATCGTATGGTCGAGAGAAACGTCATACTCGGCATTCGTCCGGAAAATATCAGCATGGACCCCATCGTATTCGCCGCGTTCCCGGACGCCGTCTTCCACGGCATACACAAATTTAACGAACTGATGGGAGCGGATCGTTACCTGTACGTGGACGCCGGCCTGCAGCAGGACATCGTCGTGCGGACGAATCCAAGGAACGAGGCGAACGACGAAGAGCGGATCCAACTCGTGATGGATATGAACCGGGCGATGTTCTTCGATCCGAAAACAGGGGAACGGCTGCAGTAA
- a CDS encoding extracellular solute-binding protein, with protein MTRKKFGLATIAIALSVSATVGYLTPLDGSEATASAGETTKPAKTAEQTTDNRAPGEFEPYYLEVLESWREAGIQDANAAVVIEGDRPVRHSDGATFRVGPYNGRDDVLVWTNAATHWIEYEVEIEQPGLYEMVLHYHSYRDASSKVGSYRPAMLAVSIDGRYPFREARALKFPRHFKDAFPLKTDENGDHIRPKPIEIEAWYERSFTDSDGAYAEPFRWHFTEGKHTLRLQSYESIVIERIELRRPERAVPYREYAETIPDAAGGSPFVVEAELMKEKNDVALQIEADQDAFMTPPANNKRLFNAVGGNRWSTGGAAATWKFTVPESGKYHIAARAYQGYRSNQLVFRKILIDGSVPFEELQAYPFPYSNGWQGVPLADADGKPFSIYLEKGEHTLTLETTYGPFNPIVKKQEAVSRALTKLSLELNAIAGGQADPFRTWDIGRNYPGLLTGLEAVAEDIAWMAEELLRVNGRTDNNSQTLSTAARDIRELLANPNDIPYRLDDLTTIQSKISSIRGPLTSGPLLLDKFYFVPAGEPFPRMEATMWEKLSAAATSFVQSFNERDRLSDDDEVVNVWANYGRDYVNVLQDIADQYFTPETGIKVKVDLLPNEQLLVLANAAGRAPDAAIGITEGRPIEMAIRGAVEDLSVYPGFDSLYESFSPGAMLPYYYDGGYYAFPETQRFNVLYYRKDIMDSLGLQVPETWEDVIAMLPVLQQNNYNFFLPPDFQTFFYQNGAEFYTDDGMKTALDMPEAFQAFRALTDLFTIYGIDQQVSSFYQHFRDGTMPIGIADFNMYLQMTVGAPELHGWWGMAPLPGVPGDDGQIERWTGGNQSAAMIFEKAANKDEAWKFLQWWLSAETQQRFGSDLEGFYGVAFRWNTANVEAFSRLPWTREELAVMLEQWKWYKDMANIPGSYFIAREINNAWNRTVLDGMNYRESLEEAVASINRELERKAVEFGFRADDGSVLKTYNPPKVETPWEGVEPYAER; from the coding sequence ATGACGAGAAAGAAGTTCGGGCTTGCAACGATCGCAATTGCGCTCTCGGTGTCGGCGACGGTCGGCTACCTGACGCCATTAGACGGTTCGGAGGCGACTGCCTCGGCGGGGGAGACGACGAAGCCGGCGAAGACCGCCGAACAGACGACGGACAACCGGGCGCCCGGCGAGTTCGAGCCTTACTATTTGGAAGTGTTGGAAAGCTGGCGGGAAGCGGGCATCCAGGACGCGAACGCCGCAGTCGTCATCGAAGGCGATCGGCCGGTTCGTCATTCCGACGGGGCGACGTTCCGAGTGGGACCGTATAACGGCCGGGACGACGTACTGGTGTGGACGAACGCAGCGACCCATTGGATCGAGTACGAAGTGGAGATCGAACAACCGGGTTTATACGAGATGGTGCTTCATTATCATTCCTATCGCGACGCTTCGTCGAAGGTGGGGAGCTACCGCCCTGCGATGTTGGCGGTATCGATCGACGGGCGGTACCCGTTCCGCGAGGCAAGGGCCTTGAAGTTTCCCAGACACTTTAAGGATGCGTTCCCGCTGAAGACAGACGAAAACGGCGATCACATCCGTCCGAAGCCCATCGAAATCGAAGCCTGGTACGAGCGGAGCTTTACGGATTCCGATGGGGCGTACGCCGAGCCTTTCCGATGGCATTTCACCGAAGGCAAGCACACGCTGCGCCTACAAAGCTATGAATCGATCGTGATCGAACGCATCGAGCTAAGACGTCCTGAGCGCGCAGTTCCTTATCGGGAATACGCCGAAACCATTCCGGACGCCGCTGGCGGATCGCCGTTCGTCGTAGAAGCGGAACTTATGAAGGAGAAAAACGACGTCGCACTTCAGATCGAAGCCGATCAGGATGCGTTCATGACGCCGCCGGCAAACAACAAGCGCTTATTTAACGCGGTCGGAGGCAATCGATGGTCGACCGGCGGGGCTGCCGCTACATGGAAGTTCACGGTTCCCGAATCCGGCAAGTACCATATTGCGGCGAGAGCGTACCAAGGGTACCGGTCCAATCAGCTAGTGTTTCGCAAAATATTAATCGATGGCAGCGTTCCGTTCGAGGAACTGCAAGCGTACCCGTTCCCGTATTCGAACGGTTGGCAGGGTGTCCCGCTTGCGGACGCCGATGGCAAGCCGTTCTCGATCTACCTCGAGAAGGGCGAACACACGTTGACGTTAGAGACGACCTACGGGCCGTTCAATCCGATCGTAAAGAAGCAAGAAGCTGTCTCGCGGGCGCTTACGAAGCTGTCGCTGGAGCTAAACGCTATCGCGGGAGGGCAAGCCGATCCATTCCGCACTTGGGATATCGGGCGAAATTACCCGGGGCTGCTGACGGGGCTAGAGGCCGTCGCGGAAGACATCGCATGGATGGCGGAGGAACTGCTCCGCGTGAACGGCAGGACGGACAACAACTCGCAGACATTGTCCACGGCGGCGCGGGATATTCGGGAATTGCTCGCCAATCCGAACGATATCCCTTATCGGCTCGACGATCTCACGACGATTCAATCCAAAATCAGTTCGATCCGCGGCCCGCTCACGAGCGGCCCGCTCCTGTTGGATAAGTTTTATTTCGTTCCCGCGGGAGAACCCTTCCCGCGTATGGAGGCGACGATGTGGGAAAAGCTGAGCGCCGCCGCAACATCGTTCGTCCAATCCTTCAATGAACGGGATCGGCTTTCCGACGACGACGAGGTCGTGAACGTCTGGGCGAATTATGGGCGGGATTACGTGAATGTGCTGCAGGACATTGCGGATCAATATTTCACGCCGGAAACCGGAATTAAGGTCAAAGTCGACCTGCTGCCTAACGAGCAGCTGCTCGTTCTGGCCAACGCCGCGGGACGCGCTCCCGATGCAGCGATCGGCATCACCGAAGGCCGGCCGATCGAGATGGCGATCCGCGGCGCGGTGGAGGATCTCTCCGTCTACCCGGGGTTCGATTCATTGTACGAAAGCTTCTCGCCAGGAGCGATGCTGCCTTATTACTACGACGGCGGATATTATGCTTTCCCAGAGACGCAGCGGTTCAACGTGCTCTATTACCGCAAGGACATCATGGATTCGCTGGGTCTGCAGGTGCCGGAGACGTGGGAGGACGTCATCGCGATGCTTCCGGTGCTGCAGCAGAATAACTACAACTTCTTTTTGCCCCCGGATTTCCAGACGTTCTTCTACCAGAATGGGGCGGAGTTTTATACCGATGACGGCATGAAGACGGCGTTGGATATGCCGGAAGCGTTCCAAGCTTTCCGGGCGCTGACCGACTTGTTTACGATTTACGGCATCGATCAACAGGTGAGCAGCTTCTACCAGCATTTCCGCGACGGCACGATGCCGATCGGCATTGCGGATTTTAATATGTATTTGCAAATGACCGTCGGCGCGCCGGAGCTGCACGGTTGGTGGGGCATGGCGCCGCTGCCGGGCGTGCCGGGAGATGACGGGCAGATCGAACGCTGGACCGGAGGAAACCAGAGCGCGGCGATGATTTTCGAAAAGGCCGCCAATAAAGACGAAGCCTGGAAATTCTTGCAGTGGTGGCTCTCCGCGGAAACGCAGCAGCGTTTCGGTTCCGACTTGGAAGGGTTTTATGGCGTGGCTTTCCGTTGGAATACGGCGAACGTGGAAGCCTTCTCGCGATTGCCGTGGACCCGGGAGGAGCTCGCTGTCATGCTCGAGCAATGGAAATGGTACAAGGACATGGCGAATATACCGGGATCTTACTTTATCGCGCGCGAAATCAACAACGCCTGGAATCGAACCGTGTTGGACGGGATGAATTACCGCGAATCGCTGGAAGAAGCCGTTGCGAGCATCAACCGCGAGCTCGAACGGAAAGCGGTGGAATTCGGTTTTCGGGCGGACGACGGTTCGGTGTTGAAAACATACAATCCGCCGAAGGTCGAAACGCCATGGGAAGGAGTGGAGCCTTATGCGGAACGCTGA
- a CDS encoding sugar ABC transporter permease, with amino-acid sequence MRNAEVAVNTVRRSIGTTRAYRAKQLWRRMKAYRLSYLFIAPFMICFTLFILVPVLAAVGLSFTYFNTIQPPAFTGWDNFQYLFSQDVLFLKYALPNTLKFAVIVGPGGLLLSFLLAWLIAQIPDRYRLWFVLAFYAPSLTGGVVMQIIWTPLLSGDRIGYLNSFLLNLGLIDAPQLWTLDPAYLMNSMIAVTLWSSMGVGFLAILAGILNVDPILYEAGRLDGIKSRLQEIWYITIPYMKPQMLFASVMAIVSAFKAGKIGEQLSGQSPTPQYAGHTLANHIDDYGLIRFEMGYAAAVSLVLLLMIYLFNRLSWRLFGNKEE; translated from the coding sequence ATGCGGAACGCTGAAGTCGCCGTCAACACCGTTCGTCGGTCTATCGGAACAACGAGAGCTTACCGCGCGAAGCAGCTTTGGAGGCGAATGAAGGCATACCGGCTGTCATACCTGTTTATCGCCCCGTTCATGATTTGCTTTACGCTGTTCATTCTCGTTCCGGTCCTCGCGGCGGTCGGGCTCAGCTTCACGTATTTCAACACGATTCAACCGCCCGCGTTTACCGGGTGGGACAATTTTCAATATTTATTTTCGCAAGATGTATTGTTTTTAAAATACGCCTTGCCGAATACGCTGAAGTTCGCCGTCATCGTCGGCCCCGGAGGATTGCTGTTATCCTTCCTGCTGGCGTGGCTGATCGCGCAAATTCCGGACCGGTATCGACTGTGGTTCGTGTTGGCGTTTTATGCGCCGTCACTGACCGGAGGCGTCGTTATGCAGATCATTTGGACGCCGCTGTTGTCGGGGGACAGAATTGGGTACTTAAACAGTTTCTTGCTCAATTTGGGCTTGATCGACGCGCCGCAGCTGTGGACGCTCGATCCCGCATATTTAATGAACTCGATGATCGCGGTAACGCTTTGGTCCAGCATGGGCGTCGGATTTCTCGCGATTCTCGCGGGCATTCTCAACGTCGACCCGATCCTGTACGAAGCAGGACGGCTGGACGGAATCAAGAGCCGATTGCAGGAAATTTGGTACATTACCATTCCCTACATGAAGCCGCAAATGCTGTTCGCTTCGGTCATGGCGATCGTGAGCGCCTTCAAAGCGGGAAAAATCGGGGAGCAGCTGTCGGGACAAAGCCCAACGCCGCAATACGCCGGCCATACGCTCGCGAACCACATCGACGATTACGGATTGATCCGGTTCGAGATGGGCTATGCCGCAGCCGTCTCGTTGGTGCTGCTTCTAATGATCTATCTGTTTAACAGACTCAGCTGGCGATTGTTCGGCAACAAGGAGGAGTAA